One Luteolibacter arcticus DNA segment encodes these proteins:
- a CDS encoding PQQ-dependent sugar dehydrogenase, with product MNAFQSVICTGLLLSAPALAAPPTGGITRHVWTGAGGSEVANLTSLATFPNTPNQTSVLTTFDAPRDAADNYGSRVFGWVHAPVTGNYRFYIHSDDSSQLWLSTNESPDQKRRIAGVSGWVPAGQWTNSPDQTSVEIPLEAGRYYYIEALHKEGGGGDHLGVGWTYPGQASIAYLPGNRLSTWQNVAPIANNDSDFVRPGSSVILRVLANDLDPNGRDTLNLSSLAIVSPPTHGTATVRSDGKLGYTHTGSGTGTDSLTYEIRDTTGLVSTATVSLQITDAMRLPLAASKMPANPPLQQIAAVNAFPSIGFSEPLAMATPPGETNRLFVVEKGGDIEVIANLAAPALGAQPFLNLDSIVNAREAVPPDIPDETFENGGEAGLLGLAFHPNYAANGRFFIFYSVYLGTAPNRVRYQRLSEFARSTGNANLADPASEKILLQQEDAHDNHNGGDVHFGNDGYLYVSFGDEGSQNDAEDNSQRIDKDFFSSIMRIDVDFDPLNYNLDPSLRPNSHTAVMIDSLTGNPHYKVPADNPWVNATTFNGLAVTPANVRTEFWAVGLRNPWRFSFDRPTGDLWCGDVGGGSWEEISKIARGGNYEWAFREGFDTGPKWNSRPSGWTGAQAPLYAYGHGSGTFQGNSVTGGVVYRGTALPSLTGRYIFADFSSGHIWAMNTTTAAVERIAGEGGIAGFGLDPSNGDVLIADLNGQIRRLVSQAVDTGFPATLDDTGLFADVATLVPSAGMVAYDVNLPFWSDHAKKRRWFGIPSPSATLGFHEEGAWDTPAGTVWVKHFDMEMQRGTPASAKRLETRIFVRNTTGAYGVSYRWNAAGTQATLVNEAGEEFDLTIDVSGTPTVQRWRIPSRAECMTCHSSQAGLSLSFRTRQLNAPGQVGLENGNFVQLLADAGYLSGLDASPLTLAKHVAPDNAAYSLEARARAWLDVNCAYCHMDGGTAPVNFDARAELPLFSTETVNVIPSSGVFHPDDRLLVPGQEERSVLVHRAAVRNGYTRMPPLASNVVDAAGVQLLKDWIESELASRQSFAAWTAENLGARPPADQLAAADPDDDGRDNHTEFLEHTDPLGSDGSPVLGASLSGGDFHLTMPSLPGRGVLLEASPNLVDWSVWEIPGNDGVERAIGMPWEIAVPVSEERQFFRAQIEER from the coding sequence ATGAATGCCTTTCAATCCGTCATCTGCACCGGACTGCTCCTGTCCGCCCCCGCCCTCGCCGCGCCCCCTACCGGCGGGATCACGCGGCATGTCTGGACGGGCGCCGGCGGCTCGGAAGTCGCGAACCTGACCTCGTTGGCGACCTTTCCGAACACCCCCAACCAGACGAGCGTGCTCACCACGTTCGATGCGCCGCGCGACGCTGCGGACAACTACGGCTCCCGGGTTTTCGGCTGGGTTCATGCGCCAGTCACGGGGAACTACCGTTTTTACATCCACTCCGACGACAGCAGCCAGCTCTGGCTCAGCACGAACGAATCGCCGGATCAGAAGCGCAGGATTGCCGGCGTTTCGGGCTGGGTGCCGGCGGGACAGTGGACCAACTCACCGGACCAGACCTCGGTGGAGATCCCGCTGGAAGCCGGCCGCTACTATTACATCGAGGCCCTGCACAAGGAGGGGGGCGGCGGCGACCACCTTGGCGTGGGCTGGACCTATCCGGGACAAGCATCCATCGCCTACCTGCCCGGCAACCGCCTCAGCACCTGGCAAAACGTCGCGCCCATCGCGAACAACGACTCCGATTTCGTGCGCCCCGGATCATCCGTGATCCTCCGTGTGCTCGCCAATGATCTCGATCCCAACGGCCGGGACACCCTCAACCTCTCGTCGCTCGCCATCGTTTCCCCTCCCACCCACGGCACCGCGACCGTCCGTTCCGATGGCAAGCTCGGCTACACCCACACTGGCAGCGGCACCGGCACGGATTCGCTGACCTATGAGATCCGCGATACCACCGGGCTCGTTTCGACCGCGACCGTGTCCCTGCAGATCACCGATGCCATGCGATTGCCGCTCGCCGCATCGAAGATGCCGGCCAATCCCCCTCTCCAGCAGATCGCCGCCGTCAACGCCTTCCCCTCCATCGGTTTCTCCGAGCCGCTGGCCATGGCAACGCCCCCGGGTGAGACGAACCGCTTGTTCGTCGTGGAAAAGGGCGGGGACATCGAGGTGATCGCAAACCTCGCTGCACCGGCGCTGGGCGCGCAGCCATTCCTCAACCTCGACTCCATCGTCAACGCGCGGGAAGCAGTGCCACCCGATATCCCGGACGAAACGTTCGAGAATGGCGGCGAAGCGGGACTGCTGGGTCTGGCCTTCCATCCCAACTACGCGGCGAACGGCCGCTTCTTCATCTTCTACTCGGTCTATCTGGGCACGGCCCCGAACCGTGTCCGTTACCAGCGCCTGTCGGAGTTCGCGCGCTCGACCGGCAATGCCAACCTTGCTGACCCGGCATCGGAGAAGATCCTGCTCCAGCAGGAGGACGCGCACGACAACCACAACGGCGGTGACGTCCATTTCGGCAACGACGGCTACCTTTACGTCAGCTTCGGCGACGAAGGCAGCCAGAACGACGCGGAAGACAACTCGCAGCGCATCGACAAGGACTTCTTCTCCTCGATCATGCGCATCGACGTCGATTTCGATCCGTTGAACTACAACTTGGACCCGAGCCTGCGTCCTAACAGCCACACGGCGGTGATGATCGATTCCTTAACCGGCAACCCGCACTACAAGGTGCCAGCCGACAACCCGTGGGTGAACGCGACCACTTTCAACGGGCTAGCCGTGACACCGGCCAACGTTCGCACCGAGTTCTGGGCCGTGGGCCTGCGCAATCCATGGCGCTTCTCCTTCGATCGGCCCACCGGTGACCTGTGGTGTGGCGATGTCGGCGGCGGAAGCTGGGAGGAAATCAGCAAGATCGCCAGAGGCGGCAACTATGAATGGGCCTTCCGTGAAGGTTTCGACACCGGCCCCAAATGGAACTCGCGGCCGAGCGGCTGGACTGGCGCGCAGGCACCGCTCTACGCCTATGGCCACGGCTCGGGAACTTTCCAAGGGAACTCGGTCACCGGCGGTGTGGTCTATCGCGGCACGGCCTTGCCTTCTCTAACAGGCCGCTACATTTTTGCCGATTTCTCGTCGGGGCACATCTGGGCGATGAACACGACCACCGCGGCCGTGGAGCGGATTGCTGGAGAGGGTGGCATCGCAGGCTTCGGTCTCGATCCCTCGAACGGCGACGTCCTGATCGCCGACCTCAACGGCCAGATCCGGCGACTCGTCAGCCAAGCGGTCGACACCGGCTTCCCGGCCACGCTCGACGATACCGGCTTGTTTGCCGATGTGGCGACGCTCGTTCCATCCGCAGGCATGGTCGCCTACGACGTGAATCTCCCGTTCTGGTCGGACCATGCGAAGAAGCGCCGCTGGTTTGGCATTCCCAGCCCATCGGCCACCCTCGGCTTCCACGAAGAAGGAGCATGGGACACGCCCGCCGGGACGGTGTGGGTGAAGCATTTCGACATGGAGATGCAACGGGGTACTCCAGCCTCGGCAAAGCGGCTCGAAACGCGGATCTTCGTCCGCAATACGACCGGAGCCTACGGAGTCTCCTACCGCTGGAACGCTGCCGGCACCCAGGCCACGCTGGTCAACGAAGCCGGTGAGGAATTCGACCTCACCATCGATGTGAGCGGCACCCCGACCGTCCAGCGCTGGCGAATCCCATCCCGCGCCGAGTGCATGACCTGCCACTCCTCCCAAGCGGGTCTGTCGCTCTCGTTCCGGACGCGGCAGTTGAACGCACCGGGACAAGTCGGACTCGAAAACGGCAACTTTGTGCAACTTCTCGCGGATGCCGGCTACCTAAGCGGGCTCGATGCCTCGCCATTGACCTTGGCCAAGCACGTGGCTCCCGACAATGCGGCCTACTCCCTGGAAGCACGCGCGCGGGCGTGGCTCGATGTGAACTGCGCCTATTGCCACATGGACGGCGGCACCGCTCCAGTGAACTTCGACGCCCGCGCCGAGCTGCCGCTCTTTTCCACCGAAACGGTGAACGTCATCCCGAGCAGCGGGGTGTTTCATCCGGACGACCGGCTGCTCGTCCCCGGCCAGGAAGAACGGTCCGTGCTCGTCCATCGCGCGGCCGTCCGCAATGGCTACACCCGCATGCCACCGCTGGCATCGAACGTGGTCGACGCCGCTGGAGTCCAGTTGCTCAAGGACTGGATCGAGTCGGAACTCGCCAGCCGCCAAAGCTTTGCGGCTTGGACCGCAGAGAATCTCGGAGCCCGTCCACCGGCAGACCAGCTTGCCGCCGCCGATCCGGACGACGATGGCCGCGACAACCACACCGAGTTCCTGGAACACACCGATCCGCTCGGTTCCGACGGCAGTCCGGTGCTCGGTGCCTCCTTGAGTGGGGGTGATTTTCACCTGACCATGCCCTCGCTTCCCGGGCGCGGAGTGCTGCTTGAGGCTTCGCCCAATCTCGTGGATTGGAGTGTCTGGGAGATCCCCGGAAACGACGGCGTCGAGCGCGCCATCGGCATGCCTTGGGAGATCGCAGTGCCAGTCTCCGAAGAGCGCCAGTTCTTCCGCGCACAAATCGAGGAGCGGTAA
- a CDS encoding MFS transporter, which yields MDSSTAKLPIREKIGYGLGDVASNFVFHSVNVLLLFYYTDVFGISAAAAGTLFVVARVWDAINDPLMGAIADRTNTRWGKYRPYLLWLAIPFGICGYLAFANPQLSGDGKLIYAYITYFLLMTIYTAINVPYSALMGVMTPSSVERTSLASYRFVGAFSGQLLIGMAALPLVKKLGAGDMATGFKYTMALFSVVAVVLFMITFATTRERIAPRHEEPGSVSIGKDLLFLCKNRPWVIMVIAAILTLSNAAIRWAVTPHFFKYHVGDDGSTAFWFLDRTSLMMTTGSLAFIAGIFFTGILSRRFGKRNSLIGLTILNALTLLAFYFIPPSAYGTMLVVNAIGCLIAGPTPALVWAIYTDVVEYGEWRFGRSTPGLAFSVATLAQQLGIAIGGGTAGWLLHFYGFQANQQQSESAISGLRILFSLLPGALALLNGIVLLWYPLTDAMVKKIEDELAVRRRDAAPDPV from the coding sequence GTGGATTCCTCCACCGCGAAACTCCCGATACGGGAGAAAATCGGCTACGGCCTCGGCGACGTCGCGTCCAACTTCGTCTTCCACAGCGTTAACGTCCTCCTGCTCTTTTACTACACGGACGTCTTCGGCATCTCCGCCGCCGCCGCGGGCACGCTCTTCGTGGTGGCCCGCGTCTGGGATGCGATCAATGACCCGTTGATGGGCGCCATCGCGGACCGCACGAATACCCGCTGGGGGAAATACCGCCCCTATCTCCTCTGGCTCGCCATTCCCTTCGGCATCTGCGGCTACCTCGCTTTCGCGAATCCCCAGCTCAGCGGCGATGGCAAGCTCATCTACGCCTATATCACCTACTTCCTGTTGATGACCATCTACACTGCCATCAACGTGCCCTACTCGGCGTTGATGGGAGTGATGACGCCCTCGTCCGTCGAGCGCACCTCGCTTGCCAGCTACCGCTTTGTCGGTGCCTTTTCCGGGCAGTTGCTCATCGGCATGGCCGCGCTGCCCTTGGTCAAGAAGCTCGGAGCCGGGGACATGGCCACCGGTTTCAAGTACACGATGGCCCTCTTCTCCGTCGTTGCCGTGGTGCTCTTCATGATCACCTTCGCGACCACCCGCGAGCGGATCGCGCCGCGACATGAGGAGCCGGGTAGCGTCAGCATCGGCAAGGACCTGCTCTTTCTTTGCAAGAACCGGCCATGGGTCATCATGGTGATCGCCGCCATCCTCACCCTTTCGAATGCCGCGATCCGCTGGGCGGTCACCCCACATTTCTTCAAATACCATGTGGGCGACGACGGCAGCACGGCCTTCTGGTTCCTCGATCGCACGTCGCTGATGATGACCACTGGCTCGCTCGCCTTCATCGCCGGCATCTTTTTCACCGGCATACTGAGCAGGAGATTCGGCAAGCGGAACTCGCTCATCGGCCTCACGATCCTGAACGCGCTCACGCTGCTGGCCTTCTATTTCATCCCGCCTTCCGCCTATGGCACCATGCTCGTCGTGAATGCCATCGGCTGCCTGATCGCCGGCCCCACCCCCGCCCTCGTCTGGGCCATCTACACCGATGTCGTGGAATACGGCGAATGGCGCTTCGGCCGGAGCACTCCGGGCCTCGCTTTCTCGGTGGCCACGCTGGCCCAGCAGCTCGGCATCGCCATCGGTGGCGGCACCGCCGGATGGCTGCTTCATTTCTACGGCTTCCAGGCAAACCAGCAGCAATCCGAGTCCGCCATCTCCGGCCTCCGTATCCTCTTTTCCCTCCTACCTGGTGCCTTGGCCCTGCTCAATGGCATCGTGCTCCTGTGGTATCCGCTCACGGACGCCATGGTGAAAAAGATCGAAGACGAGCTCGCCGTTCGCCGCCGCGATGCCGCGCCAGATCCGGTCTGA
- a CDS encoding SLC13 family permease yields the protein MNPQLALVLGLLGLCVVMFVTNRPRMDVVALLAMVVLPLAGIVTVPEALAGFADPNVILIAALFVVGEGLVRTGVANQIGDFLLSRSGGSETRLLVLLMLSAAGLGSVMSSTGVVAIFIPVVLLVAARRKLSPGRLMMPLAYAGLISGMLTLVGTAPNLVVDSALRHAGHKGFGFFSFTPFGVVILAAGVGYLLLARRWLNRRDNDGGTEKRRRQMIDFVRDYRLEAREYRLRIGADSPLVGKTLESIGIRRSDAANVVAIERPKSGHQNELLEPRAGLALQADDVLLIDVAQPPDEERLQLLAEMRLEPLPLRGRYFTDRSRDIGMAEVLLPPDSDLVGRTIVEATFRTRFRLNVIGLRRGREAVGGLISEEKLRSGDTLLVIGRWKHIRNLQKRTHDFVVLTLPAEIDEAAPAASKAPWALACLAVMVVLMVTGWVPNVIAALLACLLLGATRCLTLDAAYRSIQWPSLILIVGMMPFSAALQKTGGVDLAVHGLLRVFGESEPRLLLAAVFALTSLIGLFVSNTATAVLMAPIALSAAQALGVSPHPFAMTVALAASAAFMTPVSSPVNTLVMVPGKYRFGDFVRIGVPFTIVVMIITVLLVPWLLPL from the coding sequence ATGAATCCTCAACTCGCGCTCGTCCTGGGACTGCTTGGTCTCTGCGTCGTCATGTTCGTGACGAACCGGCCGCGCATGGACGTGGTGGCCCTGCTCGCGATGGTCGTGCTGCCGCTGGCCGGCATCGTCACCGTGCCGGAGGCGCTCGCCGGTTTTGCCGATCCGAACGTGATCCTGATCGCGGCGCTCTTCGTGGTCGGAGAAGGCCTGGTGCGCACCGGCGTGGCGAACCAGATCGGCGACTTCCTACTCAGCCGCTCGGGTGGCAGTGAGACGCGCCTATTAGTGCTGCTGATGCTTTCGGCGGCGGGCTTGGGATCCGTGATGAGTTCCACCGGCGTGGTGGCGATCTTTATCCCGGTAGTCCTGTTAGTCGCCGCCCGGCGCAAGCTCTCGCCCGGGCGACTGATGATGCCGCTCGCCTATGCCGGCCTGATCAGCGGCATGCTCACCTTGGTGGGCACCGCGCCGAATCTGGTGGTCGATAGCGCCCTGCGTCACGCCGGGCACAAGGGCTTCGGCTTCTTCAGCTTCACGCCGTTCGGTGTCGTCATCCTCGCCGCAGGAGTCGGTTACCTGCTCTTGGCCCGCCGCTGGCTGAATCGACGCGACAACGACGGTGGCACGGAGAAGCGCCGGCGACAGATGATCGACTTTGTCCGCGACTACCGGTTGGAAGCCCGGGAATACCGGCTGCGCATCGGGGCGGACTCACCCTTGGTCGGGAAGACGCTGGAAAGCATCGGCATTCGCCGCAGCGATGCCGCCAACGTGGTGGCGATCGAACGACCGAAGAGCGGGCACCAGAACGAGCTGTTAGAACCCCGGGCAGGCCTTGCCCTGCAAGCGGACGACGTGCTGCTGATCGACGTCGCGCAACCTCCCGACGAGGAGCGTTTGCAGTTGCTCGCCGAAATGAGGCTGGAGCCGCTACCCCTGCGCGGCCGCTATTTCACCGATCGCTCGCGGGACATTGGCATGGCGGAGGTGCTGCTGCCGCCGGATTCCGACTTGGTCGGCCGCACCATCGTCGAGGCCACGTTCCGGACTCGCTTCCGCCTGAACGTCATCGGCCTGCGCCGCGGTCGCGAGGCGGTCGGTGGATTGATCTCCGAGGAAAAGCTCCGCTCGGGCGATACGCTGCTCGTCATCGGCCGCTGGAAGCACATCCGCAACTTGCAGAAGCGCACCCATGACTTCGTGGTGCTGACCTTGCCGGCGGAGATCGACGAGGCTGCACCTGCCGCGAGCAAGGCACCGTGGGCACTCGCCTGCCTGGCGGTAATGGTCGTGCTCATGGTCACAGGTTGGGTGCCGAACGTGATCGCCGCGCTGCTCGCCTGCCTCCTGTTAGGCGCAACCCGCTGTCTCACCCTGGATGCCGCCTATCGCTCGATCCAATGGCCGAGCCTGATCCTGATCGTGGGCATGATGCCCTTCTCCGCGGCGCTCCAGAAGACCGGCGGCGTCGATCTCGCGGTCCACGGCCTGCTGCGGGTCTTCGGGGAATCCGAGCCGCGACTCTTGCTCGCCGCCGTGTTCGCACTCACCTCCCTGATCGGCCTGTTTGTCTCGAATACCGCGACCGCTGTGCTGATGGCTCCCATCGCGCTCAGCGCAGCCCAAGCGCTGGGCGTCTCCCCCCACCCCTTCGCAATGACCGTGGCGCTCGCAGCCTCCGCCGCCTTCATGACGCCGGTCTCTTCCCCGGTGAACACGCTGGTGATGGTGCCCGGCAAGTATCGCTTCGGCGACTTCGTGCGGATCGGCGTGCCCTTCACGATCGTCGTGATGATCATCACCGTGCTGCTGGTCCCCTGGCTGCTGCCACTTTGA
- a CDS encoding PKD domain-containing protein, with protein MKTLVPILLPALLATAAAEPGPITMRRSGNGTWELMREGKPYFIRGAGGQRNLDVLVESGGNSLRTWGIDSLAEKTDGKPLVQRARELDLTIAAGLWVGHERHGFNYSDAAQLETQRKTIRAAVAKWKHEPAIGFWGLGNEMEGPTADGKDPRIWKELEVLAKIVKEEDPSRLVMTVIAGAARAKIEGVKDHCPSIDILGVNAYASAAGAGKAVKDAGWNRPFVLTEFGPSGHWEVAKTSWGAPIEPSSRDKAAKYYSTQQLVTEESHGLCVGSYAFLWGQKQECTATWYGMFLKSGEKLPSVDAMSRAWTGKWPANRCPRVETFSSPAKGNSVRPGESVAVTLDVADPEGDKVELQWTLAGESTDRQTGGDAERAPEEKKLTMESAGTNQWTFKAPSKPGAYRVFLVVRDGRGAASAENIPFQVR; from the coding sequence ATGAAAACCCTCGTTCCCATTCTCCTTCCCGCCTTGCTCGCCACCGCTGCCGCCGAACCGGGGCCGATCACCATGCGCCGCAGTGGCAATGGCACGTGGGAATTGATGCGCGAGGGAAAGCCTTACTTCATCCGCGGTGCCGGTGGCCAGCGCAACCTCGACGTACTGGTCGAGTCCGGCGGCAACTCGCTCCGCACCTGGGGAATCGATTCGCTTGCGGAGAAGACCGACGGCAAGCCCTTGGTCCAGCGGGCACGCGAGCTCGATCTCACGATCGCCGCCGGCCTGTGGGTTGGACATGAACGCCATGGCTTCAACTACAGCGACGCCGCTCAGCTTGAGACCCAGCGGAAGACGATCCGCGCTGCGGTGGCGAAATGGAAGCACGAGCCGGCCATCGGCTTCTGGGGACTGGGCAACGAAATGGAAGGACCCACTGCCGACGGCAAGGACCCACGCATCTGGAAGGAGCTCGAAGTGCTCGCGAAGATCGTGAAGGAGGAAGACCCGAGCCGACTCGTCATGACGGTCATCGCCGGTGCCGCACGGGCAAAGATCGAGGGCGTAAAGGATCATTGCCCCAGCATCGATATCCTCGGAGTGAATGCCTATGCTTCCGCCGCGGGCGCAGGCAAGGCCGTCAAGGACGCAGGATGGAACAGACCGTTCGTGCTTACCGAATTTGGTCCCTCCGGCCACTGGGAGGTCGCGAAGACCTCGTGGGGCGCGCCCATCGAGCCAAGCAGCCGCGATAAGGCCGCGAAGTATTACTCGACTCAACAACTGGTGACCGAAGAGTCGCACGGACTTTGTGTCGGGTCCTACGCCTTCCTGTGGGGCCAGAAGCAGGAATGCACTGCCACCTGGTACGGCATGTTCCTCAAGAGCGGCGAGAAACTGCCATCAGTGGATGCGATGTCCCGAGCCTGGACCGGCAAGTGGCCTGCCAACCGCTGCCCGCGCGTCGAGACCTTCAGCTCCCCCGCCAAAGGCAACTCGGTCCGGCCCGGGGAGAGCGTGGCGGTCACTCTCGACGTCGCCGATCCCGAGGGCGACAAGGTCGAACTCCAATGGACACTGGCCGGTGAATCCACCGACCGCCAGACCGGCGGCGATGCCGAACGCGCACCTGAGGAAAAGAAACTCACCATGGAGTCTGCCGGCACAAACCAGTGGACCTTCAAGGCCCCCAGCAAGCCGGGAGCCTACCGCGTCTTCCTCGTCGTTCGCGACGGGCGCGGAGCAGCGAGCGCGGAGAACATCCCCTTCCAAGTCCGCTGA
- a CDS encoding LacI family DNA-binding transcriptional regulator, whose amino-acid sequence MNQQLIADRLGISRATVSRCFTNHAGISPVTRAKVFQIAAELGYAHMETRVRTNKPPSSQVNFCALICTETKEYFSGGYESPGAQILEGVSEYAQLHGALVEVHFIPPDVKSVDSPEFDRIRNLARRKTNGVLLIYPFPVAVVDELATRFPLVSLVDQYEHNAIDCVDVDHYQGISMLIDHLTEAGHRRIGFYTRSYPVEAGWSFRRYGAFVEKMARLKLKVDPQDVIGVFPRVELPVEEGIDSATERTRAGVTAWVCAADHQGYDLIAGFKKRGVKVPGDVSVSGFDGIERRGNRPALTTVEIPFREIGASGTQRLAARLKKRFHQSQHVYIAGRLREGNTVSSPPA is encoded by the coding sequence GTGAACCAACAACTGATCGCCGACCGTCTCGGGATTTCCCGGGCCACGGTATCCCGCTGTTTCACCAATCATGCGGGTATCAGCCCGGTGACGCGGGCGAAGGTCTTCCAGATCGCCGCCGAACTCGGCTACGCGCATATGGAGACCCGGGTGCGCACGAACAAGCCGCCGAGTTCGCAGGTCAATTTCTGCGCGTTGATTTGCACGGAGACGAAGGAGTACTTCAGCGGTGGATACGAAAGCCCCGGTGCACAGATTCTTGAAGGGGTTTCCGAATACGCTCAATTGCACGGCGCGCTGGTGGAGGTGCATTTTATTCCGCCGGACGTGAAAAGCGTCGATAGCCCGGAGTTCGACCGCATCCGCAACCTCGCCCGCCGCAAGACCAATGGCGTGCTCTTGATTTATCCGTTCCCGGTGGCGGTGGTCGATGAATTGGCGACCCGCTTCCCGCTGGTCTCGCTGGTCGACCAGTATGAGCACAACGCGATCGATTGCGTGGACGTGGACCACTATCAGGGCATCTCCATGCTGATCGATCACTTGACCGAGGCTGGTCACCGGCGGATTGGATTTTACACGCGCTCCTATCCGGTCGAGGCCGGCTGGTCCTTCCGGCGTTACGGAGCCTTCGTGGAGAAGATGGCGCGGCTGAAGTTGAAGGTGGATCCGCAGGATGTGATCGGCGTGTTCCCACGCGTCGAGCTGCCGGTGGAGGAAGGCATTGATTCCGCGACCGAGCGCACTCGCGCGGGTGTGACGGCCTGGGTCTGTGCGGCGGACCATCAGGGCTATGATCTCATTGCCGGTTTCAAGAAGCGCGGCGTCAAGGTGCCCGGCGACGTGTCGGTAAGCGGATTCGACGGGATCGAGCGCCGGGGCAACCGACCCGCATTGACCACGGTGGAGATTCCCTTTCGCGAGATCGGGGCCAGCGGAACGCAGCGGCTCGCCGCGCGGTTGAAGAAGCGCTTCCACCAGTCCCAGCACGTCTACATCGCGGGTCGCCTGCGTGAGGGGAACACGGTGTCTTCTCCTCCGGCGTGA